The following proteins are encoded in a genomic region of Pseudomonadota bacterium:
- a CDS encoding cation:proton antiporter, producing the protein MGILENIVVVICVGAVVSVLFERLRLPSIAGLLAAGALIGPFGLGFVGSSENIQNLAHVGVVILLFSIGLEFSLSRLGRIWKLVAFGGLLQVSLTVGAVLLLSLAFGLSVQKGLLFGFALSLSSTAIVLRALSERGEVDAPHGRLVMGTLVFQDLCVVPMVLIIPILATSGSSGNAGALLDVGIALGKAAAMVVAAIALSKLIVPRLFSLVDAGRNRETFVLAVLAVCGGTAWLTSAAGLSLELGAFLAGLVIAETDYGHRAFSDVLPMRDVLMSIFFVSLGMLFEPKVILAHPGAVCLVLGVLLVGKGILAALTALLMRFPARAAFLTGVGLAQFGEFGFVLIQFGEKVGLATAEESSIVLAAGVISMFVTPLAVRAAPHLTAGEALLRPLARALGARGIDEPAQEHTGLEGHVVIVGYGFTGQLLAQALNKSGFPYLALELNAETVRRARDANEPVYYGDATSREALAHARVEFARQVVVVINDPRAARTTVNAIKLYAPETPVILRCRFLSDHGTLKTLGASDVVVQEVEAGVEIVVRVLRDLGVARNVIDERIREVRAKTHASARRLTVPRSRAGEMDDLAELKVERFLVREGAFASGKSIAGLKLREVTGALIVSIRRAGALIEEPDPNLPLAPEDVVYIVGSGPARRAARWLLETGRRDSIPPPKAEGEEEGGDG; encoded by the coding sequence ATGGGGATCCTCGAGAACATCGTCGTCGTCATCTGCGTGGGTGCCGTGGTCTCGGTGCTGTTCGAGCGGCTGCGCCTCCCGTCGATCGCCGGGCTGCTCGCCGCGGGCGCGCTGATCGGCCCGTTCGGGCTCGGCTTCGTCGGCAGCAGCGAGAACATCCAGAACCTCGCTCACGTCGGCGTGGTGATCCTGCTGTTCTCCATCGGCCTCGAGTTCTCCCTGTCGCGCCTCGGCCGCATCTGGAAGCTCGTCGCCTTCGGCGGGCTCCTGCAGGTCTCGCTCACGGTCGGCGCGGTGCTGCTGCTCTCGCTGGCGTTCGGCTTGTCGGTGCAGAAGGGGCTGCTGTTCGGCTTCGCGCTCTCCCTGTCGAGCACCGCGATCGTGCTGCGCGCGCTGTCGGAGCGCGGCGAGGTGGACGCGCCGCATGGCCGGCTCGTGATGGGAACCCTCGTGTTCCAGGACCTCTGCGTCGTGCCGATGGTGCTCATCATCCCGATCCTCGCGACGTCGGGCTCCTCGGGGAACGCCGGCGCGCTGCTCGACGTCGGGATCGCGCTCGGCAAGGCGGCCGCCATGGTCGTCGCGGCGATCGCCCTCTCGAAGCTGATCGTGCCGCGCCTCTTCTCCCTCGTCGACGCGGGCCGCAACCGGGAGACGTTCGTGCTCGCGGTGCTCGCCGTGTGCGGCGGCACGGCCTGGCTCACGTCGGCGGCCGGGCTGTCGCTCGAGCTCGGCGCGTTCCTCGCCGGTCTCGTGATCGCCGAGACCGATTACGGGCACCGCGCGTTCAGCGACGTCCTGCCGATGCGCGACGTGCTGATGAGCATCTTCTTCGTCTCGCTCGGCATGCTGTTCGAGCCGAAGGTGATCCTCGCGCACCCGGGGGCGGTCTGCCTCGTGCTCGGCGTGCTCCTCGTCGGCAAGGGGATCCTCGCGGCGCTCACCGCGCTCCTCATGCGGTTCCCGGCGCGCGCGGCGTTCCTCACGGGCGTCGGGCTCGCCCAGTTCGGCGAGTTCGGGTTCGTGCTCATCCAGTTCGGCGAGAAGGTCGGGCTCGCCACGGCCGAGGAGAGCTCGATCGTGCTCGCGGCCGGCGTGATCAGCATGTTCGTGACGCCGCTCGCGGTCCGAGCGGCGCCGCACCTCACGGCCGGGGAGGCGCTCCTGCGGCCGCTGGCCCGGGCCCTGGGCGCGCGCGGCATCGACGAGCCGGCGCAGGAGCACACGGGGCTCGAGGGGCACGTCGTGATCGTCGGCTACGGGTTCACCGGCCAGCTCCTCGCGCAGGCGCTCAACAAGAGCGGCTTCCCGTACCTCGCGCTCGAGCTGAACGCCGAGACCGTGCGCCGCGCGCGCGACGCCAACGAGCCGGTGTACTACGGCGACGCGACGAGCCGGGAGGCGCTCGCCCACGCCCGCGTGGAGTTCGCGCGGCAGGTCGTCGTCGTGATCAACGATCCGCGCGCGGCCCGCACCACCGTGAACGCCATCAAGCTGTACGCGCCCGAGACGCCGGTCATTCTCCGGTGTCGGTTCCTCTCGGACCACGGGACGCTCAAGACGCTCGGTGCGAGCGACGTCGTGGTGCAGGAGGTCGAGGCCGGGGTCGAGATCGTGGTGCGCGTGTTGCGCGATCTCGGCGTGGCGCGCAACGTCATCGACGAGCGGATCCGCGAGGTCCGGGCCAAGACCCACGCGAGCGCGAGGCGCCTCACGGTGCCGCGCTCGAGGGCCGGCGAGATGGACGATCTCGCCGAGCTCAAGGTAGAACGGTTCCTCGTCCGGGAGGGGGCGTTCGCGAGCGGCAAGTCGATCGCGGGGCTCAAGCTGCGCGAGGTGACCGGCGCGCTCATCGTGTCGATCCGCAGGGCCGGGGCGCTCATCGAGGAGCCGGATCCGAACCTGCCGCTCGCACCGGAGGACGTCGTGTACATCGTCGGCTCCGGCCCGGCCCGCCGCGCCGCGAGGTGGCTCCTCGAGACCGGCCGCCGCGACTCGATCCCGCCGCCCAAGGCGGAGGGGGAAGAAGAGGGCGGAGACGGCTGA
- a CDS encoding ORF6N domain-containing protein: MVQPELVPLEHVERVILVLRGRKVLLDEDLAFLYGVEVKVLNQAVKRNSERFPEDFMFHLTPEEVDRLRSQIVTLKTAGRGTHRKYLPFAFTEQGVAMLSSVLRSPRAVQVNIEIMRAFVRLRQMLLANAELAKKLTAHEKKCDIQFRAVFDAIRELRAPPVPPKKPIGFDSTR, from the coding sequence AGTCATCCTGGTTTTGCGCGGCCGTAAAGTGCTGCTCGATGAAGACTTGGCGTTCTTGTACGGGGTGGAGGTTAAAGTCCTCAACCAAGCCGTCAAACGGAATTCGGAGCGCTTCCCGGAAGACTTCATGTTTCATCTGACACCGGAGGAGGTCGATCGTCTAAGGTCACAAATTGTGACCTTAAAGACGGCGGGGCGCGGAACACACCGAAAATATTTGCCTTTCGCGTTCACCGAGCAAGGCGTCGCGATGCTGTCGAGCGTGCTGCGCAGCCCGCGCGCGGTGCAGGTGAACATCGAGATCATGCGGGCGTTCGTCCGCCTGCGGCAGATGCTCCTCGCGAACGCGGAGCTCGCAAAGAAGCTCACTGCGCACGAAAAGAAGTGTGACATCCAGTTCCGAGCCGTGTTCGACGCGATTCGCGAGCTTCGTGCTCCGCCCGTTCCCCCGAAGAAACCGATCGGATTCGACTCGACTCGCTAG